In bacterium, one genomic interval encodes:
- a CDS encoding DUF1573 domain-containing protein — protein MDRRRLHPAAAALALALADAPGRAAEAPPRIVFTETSHDFGEVEEGAQLTHVFRFRNEGSGVLEAKGG, from the coding sequence ATGGACCGTCGCCGCCTCCACCCGGCCGCCGCCGCCCTGGCGCTGGCCCTTGCTGACGCCCCCGGCCGCGCCGCCGAAGCGCCGCCCCGTATCGTCTTCACCGAGACCAGCCACGACTTCGGCGAGGTCGAAGAGGGCGCGCAGCTCACCCATGTCTTCCGCTTCCGCAACGAGGGCAGCGGCGTGCTCGAAGCGAAGGGCGGCTGA